In Reichenbachiella agarivorans, one genomic interval encodes:
- a CDS encoding alpha-ketoacid dehydrogenase subunit alpha/beta gives MKFDIKKLKPSDLLAMYTWLLLPRLIEDKMLILLRQGKISKWFSGYGQEAISVGAALAMDDDEYILPMHRNLGIFTTRRIPLHRLFAQFQGKAGGFTKGRDRSFHFGSKAHHIVGMISHLGPQLGVADGIALAHQLKKENKVTMVFTGDGGASEGDFHEALNVASVWKLPVIFMIENNCWGLSTPSNEQFNFDSFTLKGPGYGIQTMQVDGNNILEVYHAVQKASELIKKENQPILIECMTFRIRGHEEASGTKYYPEGIIEEWQKKDPISCYETFLRVNKILDDETRENIHSELNQQINEGLKIAENEEAIHAHVSVETHDVYAPFKQKITIPKSRRKNTLRFVDAISESLRQSMHKFPELIIMGQDIAEYGGVFKVTEGMVAEFGKDRIRNTPISESAIIGTALGLSIHGMKSVVEMQFADFVTCGFNQIVNNLAKSHYRWEQHADVVIRMPTGAGVGAGPFHSQSNEAWFFHTPGLKIVYPSTPYDAKGLLNSAIEDPNPYLYFEHKALYRSQSQNVPQDYYTIEVGKAKYVHKGDDLTIITYGMGVHWAIEAIQELGSLDAELIDLRTLLPWDKETVEASVKKTNKVIILHEDSLTGGIGAEIAAWISEHCFQYLDAPVMRVASLDTPVPFAKTLEDNFLPKERFKQRLKELQAY, from the coding sequence ATGAAATTTGACATCAAAAAACTAAAGCCATCCGATTTGCTTGCTATGTACACTTGGCTGCTATTGCCACGACTCATAGAAGACAAAATGCTCATCCTCCTGCGCCAAGGTAAAATCAGCAAGTGGTTTTCGGGCTATGGTCAGGAGGCTATTTCGGTAGGTGCCGCACTTGCGATGGATGATGACGAATACATCCTGCCCATGCACCGCAACTTAGGGATATTCACTACTCGGCGCATTCCGCTTCATCGCCTATTTGCACAGTTCCAAGGCAAAGCAGGGGGATTCACCAAAGGCAGAGACAGGTCTTTTCATTTCGGATCCAAAGCGCACCACATCGTGGGAATGATTTCTCATCTCGGCCCACAACTCGGGGTAGCAGACGGCATTGCTCTTGCCCATCAGCTAAAAAAAGAAAACAAAGTGACGATGGTTTTCACTGGAGACGGTGGGGCCAGTGAGGGGGACTTTCATGAAGCGCTCAATGTCGCCTCAGTATGGAAATTGCCAGTCATCTTTATGATTGAAAACAATTGTTGGGGACTGTCTACACCTAGCAATGAGCAATTCAATTTTGATTCCTTCACACTCAAGGGACCTGGCTATGGTATACAAACCATGCAAGTCGATGGCAACAACATCCTAGAAGTCTATCATGCCGTACAAAAGGCCTCTGAACTCATCAAAAAAGAAAACCAACCAATCCTGATCGAGTGCATGACTTTTAGAATCAGGGGGCATGAAGAAGCCAGCGGCACCAAATATTATCCAGAAGGCATCATCGAGGAGTGGCAAAAGAAAGACCCCATCAGCTGCTATGAAACTTTCCTAAGGGTAAACAAAATACTCGATGACGAAACGAGGGAAAACATCCACAGTGAGCTCAATCAGCAAATCAACGAAGGACTAAAAATAGCAGAAAATGAAGAAGCCATCCACGCGCATGTTTCAGTAGAGACACATGATGTGTATGCCCCTTTCAAACAAAAAATTACTATCCCTAAGTCTCGAAGAAAAAACACCTTGAGGTTTGTGGATGCTATCTCTGAGTCTCTGCGCCAGTCTATGCACAAATTCCCCGAACTCATCATCATGGGCCAAGACATCGCAGAATATGGGGGAGTTTTCAAGGTCACAGAAGGCATGGTCGCTGAGTTTGGCAAAGACCGTATCCGCAATACACCAATTTCGGAGTCTGCCATCATCGGCACAGCTTTGGGCTTGTCCATACATGGAATGAAAAGTGTGGTAGAGATGCAGTTTGCAGACTTTGTCACCTGTGGCTTCAACCAAATCGTCAACAATCTAGCCAAGAGTCACTACCGCTGGGAACAACACGCAGATGTCGTGATCCGAATGCCCACGGGAGCAGGTGTCGGTGCTGGCCCCTTTCACTCCCAGTCCAACGAAGCATGGTTCTTTCACACTCCTGGGCTCAAAATTGTCTATCCTTCGACTCCTTATGATGCCAAAGGGCTCCTCAATTCGGCCATTGAAGACCCGAATCCCTATTTGTATTTTGAGCACAAGGCACTTTACAGGTCACAGAGTCAAAACGTGCCTCAGGATTATTACACCATCGAGGTTGGCAAGGCCAAGTATGTACATAAAGGTGACGACCTGACCATCATCACCTATGGCATGGGCGTACATTGGGCGATAGAAGCCATCCAAGAATTGGGCTCCCTCGATGCAGAATTGATAGATCTGCGGACACTGCTCCCCTGGGATAAAGAGACTGTTGAAGCGTCTGTCAAAAAAACCAACAAAGTCATCATACTCCATGAAGACAGCCTGACTGGAGGGATAGGAGCAGAAATCGCCGCTTGGATCAGCGAGCATTGTTTCCAATACCTAGATGCTCCTGTGATGCGGGTGGCAAGCTTGGACACCCCAGTACCTTTCGCAAAAACGCTAGAAGACAACTTCCTGCCCAAAGAACGATTCAAGCAACGTTTGAAGGAACTACAAGCCTATTAG
- a CDS encoding sialate O-acetylesterase codes for MLPRIRRFRNVTLLLFASTALISTNGINPKADQGYPLYDNEQEWKANFPKKIDYCEQLPSPDSLYIFLMAGQSNMAGRGFVEPEDTIPNKRILTIDQSMNWIYAKEPLHFYEPKMTGLDCGLSFARALLDSLPEGISVAMIPCAVGGSSIEKWLYNRNHRGVDLLENYKSKVAFAQKYGRVKGILWHQGESNAKIDQIPAYGQKLDSLIAIFRATVANDTLPVFVGELGQYTQPVDKQQRWDALNETIREVANGDSNIYIVETQGLTHKGDYTHLDSESLRELGIRYAQRYLGMNESLQ; via the coding sequence ATGCTACCGAGAATCCGAAGGTTTAGAAATGTAACACTCTTGTTATTTGCTTCTACGGCATTAATCTCCACCAATGGTATCAATCCAAAAGCAGATCAAGGGTATCCATTGTATGACAATGAACAAGAGTGGAAAGCCAATTTTCCTAAAAAAATTGATTACTGCGAGCAATTACCTAGTCCCGATAGTCTCTACATATTCTTGATGGCAGGTCAATCCAATATGGCAGGTAGAGGTTTTGTGGAGCCTGAGGATACCATCCCAAACAAAAGGATATTGACCATAGATCAATCCATGAATTGGATTTATGCCAAAGAGCCGTTGCATTTTTATGAGCCCAAAATGACAGGTTTGGACTGTGGACTTTCCTTTGCTAGGGCATTGCTCGACTCTCTACCAGAGGGTATTTCTGTAGCGATGATTCCTTGTGCTGTAGGAGGAAGCTCTATCGAAAAATGGCTGTACAACCGAAATCACAGAGGGGTAGACTTGCTTGAGAATTATAAAAGTAAGGTAGCCTTTGCTCAAAAATATGGAAGGGTAAAAGGAATCCTCTGGCATCAAGGAGAAAGCAATGCCAAGATAGATCAAATACCTGCCTATGGACAGAAATTGGACTCATTAATAGCAATATTCAGAGCAACCGTTGCTAACGATACCTTGCCTGTTTTTGTGGGGGAGCTGGGCCAATATACTCAGCCAGTAGATAAACAACAACGGTGGGATGCTCTCAATGAGACTATTCGTGAGGTGGCTAATGGTGATTCAAATATCTACATAGTAGAGACTCAAGGATTGACACACAAAGGAGACTACACACATTTGGATTCTGAATCACTGCGAGAACTCGGCATACGATATGCGCAACGCTACCTTGGGATGAATGAGTCTCTCCAGTAA
- the ytxJ gene encoding bacillithiol system redox-active protein YtxJ — MNWETLSTTNQLKAIIAESTDHPVMIFKHSTRCSISSMALNRLERSWNQDEINPLKPYYLDLIAYREVSNQIAADLGVEHQSPQVLILSDGKAIYDNSHMGISYNEILKIANDLQTA; from the coding sequence ATGAATTGGGAAACATTATCAACCACCAACCAACTTAAAGCCATCATCGCAGAGTCAACAGATCATCCCGTGATGATTTTCAAACACAGTACCAGGTGCAGCATCAGCAGCATGGCACTCAACCGACTAGAGAGGTCTTGGAACCAAGACGAAATCAATCCCCTAAAGCCCTATTATTTGGATTTGATTGCCTACCGTGAGGTTTCTAATCAAATCGCTGCTGATCTCGGCGTGGAGCACCAGTCACCTCAGGTACTGATCTTGTCCGATGGCAAAGCCATCTATGACAACTCGCACATGGGCATCTCTTACAATGAAATCTTAAAAATAGCCAATGATTTACAGACAGCTTAG
- a CDS encoding M16 family metallopeptidase, which yields MEYQSFVLENGLKVIVHEDHATKIAVLNLMYDVGSRDETPDKTGFAHLFEHLMFGGSKHIGSFDEPLQKVGGTNNAFTSPDMTNYYMTVPSNNLETAFWLESDRMNALSFDPHVLEVQRKVVIEEFNQRYLNQPYGDVWLKLRPLVYEQHPYRWATIGKEISHIENATMEDVKAFFYKYYIPNNAILVVAGDVTLQQVRELAEKWFGPIPAGKPYRRDLPLESQQNTEKTLHVEGNVPLDVFYRAYHMDDRLGADYYSTDLLGDVLSRGKSSRLYNSLVKEKQLLSSVSGHITGSIDAGLLVLSGKLKEGVTFEEVDAQLDLEIDKIQKEGVTEEELMRVKMHAESSHVFSEVELLNRAINLAFFTMLGDTRLMDQELPKLNAVTREHVMAVSKKVLNKSNCSTLYYHAKAKN from the coding sequence ATGGAATACCAGAGTTTTGTACTTGAGAATGGATTAAAGGTGATTGTGCATGAGGATCACGCGACGAAAATTGCTGTGTTGAACCTGATGTATGATGTGGGATCGAGAGATGAGACTCCAGACAAAACTGGCTTTGCTCATTTGTTTGAACATTTGATGTTTGGCGGGTCAAAACATATCGGGTCTTTTGACGAGCCTTTGCAAAAAGTCGGTGGCACGAACAATGCCTTCACCAGTCCAGATATGACCAACTACTATATGACGGTACCATCCAACAACCTGGAGACTGCGTTTTGGTTGGAGTCTGATCGCATGAATGCCCTGTCTTTTGATCCTCATGTCCTAGAAGTACAGCGCAAAGTCGTGATTGAGGAATTTAATCAGCGCTACCTCAATCAGCCCTATGGCGATGTGTGGTTGAAACTGAGACCTTTGGTCTATGAGCAGCATCCATACCGCTGGGCTACAATTGGGAAAGAAATTTCTCACATCGAAAATGCTACCATGGAGGATGTAAAAGCCTTCTTTTATAAATATTACATCCCCAATAATGCGATTTTGGTGGTGGCTGGTGATGTGACACTACAGCAGGTTCGAGAACTCGCAGAAAAATGGTTTGGCCCTATTCCTGCAGGCAAGCCATACAGGAGAGACTTGCCATTGGAATCCCAGCAGAATACGGAAAAGACTTTACATGTCGAGGGGAATGTGCCTTTGGATGTTTTTTATCGCGCCTACCACATGGATGATCGTTTGGGGGCAGATTACTACAGTACCGATCTGTTGGGGGATGTATTGAGTAGGGGCAAATCCTCACGCTTGTACAATTCCTTGGTGAAGGAAAAACAGCTGCTCAGCTCTGTGTCTGGTCATATCACAGGTTCAATAGATGCAGGATTGTTGGTGTTGTCGGGTAAATTGAAGGAGGGCGTGACCTTTGAAGAAGTAGATGCGCAATTGGATTTGGAAATCGACAAAATACAGAAAGAAGGAGTGACAGAAGAGGAACTTATGAGAGTGAAAATGCACGCAGAGTCTTCGCATGTGTTTTCAGAGGTAGAGTTACTCAATAGGGCAATTAATCTGGCGTTTTTTACGATGCTGGGAGACACCCGTCTCATGGATCAGGAACTGCCAAAGCTCAATGCAGTGACTAGAGAACATGTAATGGCTGTGTCAAAAAAAGTGTTGAACAAATCCAATTGCTCAACACTTTATTATCATGCGAAAGCTAAGAATTAG
- a CDS encoding DUF389 domain-containing protein — protein sequence MENTRLKFLASLKSYLNELFDLKQDSERESTTVSEIRKGIVFRGANLWILIFAILIASIGLNVNSTAVIIGAMLISPLMGPIMGIGLGAGINDFELIKRAFMNLSVAVLISVSTSALYFAITPLHEAQSELLARTTPTLWDVLIALFGGLAGIIAGSRKEKSNAIPGVAIATALMPPLCTAGYGLANGNWYYFIGAFYLFFINSVFISVSTFLIVRFLKFRKNQFESPAIEKRVKTSILVFVIVTIIPSVYLAYNVVRGTIFEQNAKNFISSSFNMEQTQVISQRYFLDQDKEVIEVTLYGKPLDQTAIQYIREKMPLHGLHNGDLRIKQGYQEDLQEKTMKEFEKMGENLKFKIIEDMYAKSEEVIKTKDERIAFLENQVAKMHLHTYPIQDIEKELSVQYPALKSLALGELINHNMDTICYAFVDYKTKLYRSDRQKIEKWLQVRTKADSLIVVIQ from the coding sequence ATGGAAAACACACGTTTGAAATTTCTGGCGTCACTGAAATCATATCTCAATGAGTTGTTTGATCTCAAGCAAGACTCTGAAAGAGAGAGTACCACTGTTTCGGAGATTCGCAAGGGAATCGTCTTTAGAGGAGCCAATCTCTGGATTTTGATATTTGCCATTCTGATCGCTTCTATTGGGTTGAATGTCAACTCCACAGCGGTCATCATTGGTGCCATGTTGATCTCTCCACTCATGGGGCCTATTATGGGGATTGGTTTGGGAGCTGGAATCAATGATTTCGAGCTAATCAAACGAGCGTTTATGAACCTCAGCGTGGCAGTGCTGATCAGTGTGTCTACTTCTGCCTTGTATTTTGCCATTACGCCGCTGCACGAGGCACAGTCCGAATTGCTCGCACGTACGACACCTACACTTTGGGATGTGTTGATTGCCTTGTTTGGTGGACTGGCAGGTATCATTGCTGGCTCTCGCAAAGAGAAATCCAATGCGATCCCAGGTGTGGCTATCGCCACGGCACTCATGCCTCCCTTGTGCACTGCAGGATATGGTTTGGCCAATGGCAACTGGTACTATTTTATTGGGGCTTTTTATTTGTTCTTTATCAATTCGGTTTTTATCAGTGTGTCTACTTTTTTGATCGTTCGTTTTCTCAAGTTTAGAAAGAACCAGTTTGAGTCTCCTGCGATCGAAAAGCGAGTGAAAACCTCCATTTTGGTATTTGTGATTGTGACCATTATTCCTAGTGTGTACTTGGCGTACAATGTGGTGAGAGGGACGATTTTTGAACAGAATGCGAAGAATTTTATCAGCAGTAGTTTTAACATGGAGCAGACTCAGGTGATCAGTCAGAGGTATTTTCTCGATCAGGACAAGGAAGTGATCGAGGTGACCCTCTATGGTAAACCTCTCGATCAAACTGCCATCCAATACATCCGTGAAAAAATGCCGCTGCACGGACTGCACAATGGAGACCTCCGAATCAAACAAGGCTATCAGGAGGATCTGCAAGAAAAGACCATGAAAGAATTTGAAAAAATGGGTGAAAACCTCAAATTCAAAATCATAGAGGATATGTATGCCAAAAGTGAGGAGGTAATCAAGACGAAAGATGAGAGGATTGCCTTCTTAGAAAACCAAGTAGCCAAAATGCACCTGCATACTTATCCGATTCAGGACATCGAAAAAGAGTTGTCGGTACAATATCCCGCATTGAAATCACTCGCTTTGGGTGAGTTGATCAATCACAACATGGATACGATCTGTTACGCTTTTGTAGACTACAAAACCAAACTCTATCGATCAGACCGACAGAAAATAGAGAAATGGTTGCAAGTGCGAACCAAAGCTGATAGCCTCATCGTGGTGATACAATAG
- a CDS encoding RNA polymerase sigma factor, with protein sequence MKSDFQFFLNEHHRIIAKVCRIYTDTAEDFNDYYQECVIQLWRSFDTFRGASKLSTWVYRVCLNVCLSQLRSKKKNLTVARENLPDTIDDNDGIEEEQLTMLYTAIKALKESDRAIILLYLEERSYKEMADILGITVTNVGAKVNRVKIQLKKIIDGRTGY encoded by the coding sequence ATGAAGTCGGATTTCCAATTTTTCTTGAATGAACATCATCGGATCATCGCCAAAGTCTGTAGGATTTATACAGATACGGCTGAGGATTTCAATGATTATTATCAGGAATGTGTGATTCAACTTTGGCGCTCATTCGATACGTTCAGAGGAGCTTCCAAGCTGTCTACATGGGTTTATCGGGTTTGTTTGAATGTGTGTTTGTCTCAGCTCAGGAGCAAAAAGAAGAACCTGACAGTGGCACGGGAAAATCTACCCGATACCATTGATGATAATGATGGGATAGAAGAGGAACAGTTGACGATGCTATATACGGCCATCAAGGCTCTCAAAGAGTCCGATCGAGCAATCATACTGTTGTATTTGGAAGAGCGTAGTTACAAAGAAATGGCAGATATCTTGGGTATCACCGTGACCAATGTGGGAGCAAAGGTCAACCGTGTGAAAATCCAATTAAAGAAAATTATAGATGGAAGAACTGGATATTAA
- a CDS encoding glycoside hydrolase family 88/105 protein translates to MKVLRLLLIVAVLANVGTVQAQDVQPEEVKQVMKKVADWQIAHFRDTFSGRKNPHHPLDWTNGAFYVGLTKWAGMADDDRYYNWLKNIGTEYEWELFKRIYHADDHIVGQMYIDLYRKYNDENMIKPTIDQFDFIMYHPAQTKFEWKSPFHQSRWNWCDALFMSPPVWAKIYNITGEQKYLDFMMTEFKASTDFLFDKNESLYYRDERYMSKVDNGTKVFWSRGNGWVFAGLVNVMNELNPESKEYKYFLKIYKAMAERLLQLQTPQGHWAMSLLGQEFYPTPETSGSSFYIYGFAWGINNGILDKSTYGPAVEKGWNAMVGYVTDEGMLGYVQPIGAAPGNASPDKTEVYGAGAFLSAGAEVFKLYGGKVE, encoded by the coding sequence ATGAAAGTATTAAGATTATTATTGATAGTAGCAGTCTTGGCCAATGTAGGCACAGTCCAAGCACAAGATGTTCAGCCTGAGGAAGTAAAGCAGGTAATGAAAAAAGTAGCCGATTGGCAAATCGCACACTTTAGAGACACCTTTAGTGGGCGCAAAAATCCCCACCATCCACTTGACTGGACTAATGGCGCCTTTTATGTAGGATTGACCAAATGGGCTGGCATGGCTGATGACGATAGGTATTACAACTGGCTCAAGAATATTGGTACTGAGTACGAATGGGAGCTTTTTAAACGCATATACCACGCTGATGATCATATTGTAGGTCAGATGTACATTGATTTGTATCGCAAATACAATGATGAGAATATGATTAAACCTACAATCGATCAATTTGATTTTATCATGTACCACCCAGCTCAGACCAAGTTTGAATGGAAGAGTCCTTTTCATCAAAGTAGATGGAATTGGTGCGACGCATTGTTTATGTCTCCACCTGTATGGGCAAAAATTTACAATATCACAGGAGAACAGAAGTATTTAGATTTTATGATGACGGAATTCAAAGCATCAACCGACTTCCTGTTTGACAAAAATGAGAGCTTGTACTATCGTGATGAGAGATACATGTCCAAAGTAGACAACGGGACAAAGGTATTTTGGAGCCGAGGCAATGGATGGGTATTTGCTGGTCTTGTCAATGTCATGAATGAACTCAACCCAGAGAGCAAGGAATACAAATATTTTCTGAAAATCTATAAAGCAATGGCCGAACGCCTACTTCAACTCCAAACCCCACAAGGACACTGGGCCATGAGTCTTTTGGGTCAGGAATTTTACCCAACACCAGAAACAAGTGGATCTTCATTTTACATATATGGTTTTGCATGGGGTATAAACAATGGAATCCTTGATAAATCTACTTATGGTCCAGCCGTAGAAAAAGGATGGAATGCTATGGTGGGATATGTCACTGACGAGGGCATGCTAGGATACGTGCAGCCAATAGGTGCCGCGCCAGGAAATGCCTCACCAGATAAAACCGAAGTATATGGTGCAGGTGCTTTCTTGAGTGCAGGAGCTGAAGTGTTCAAATTGTACGGAGGCAAAGTAGAGTAA
- a CDS encoding DUF4861 domain-containing protein, which yields MKNYPVVIIAAFYLVGCSPTALVKKITVSNNQPFDRSGEVISLPVSSLNVPADQALSDYGIANQNDELELIQYVDEDMDGIVDLVLFQPLVPAQSSVDYAFRKLKTDESLPTSENECYSRFVPERTDDYAWENDKVAFRTYGPTAQQMVEDSVKGGTLTSGIDCWLKKVEYPVINKWYKKYTEKTGTYHRDTGEGLDNFHVGVSRGCGGIAIKNGDEYKTSKNFISYQTISTGPLSTAFVLDYAPWEIGENKMVKTSKLISLDKGSNLSRVEVSIEGSDVLSAGLTLHENDGEVKVDSVGGWLTYWQPHGKGSHLATAIVASPGTFLGYDKVETEVKDLSNVYAQLAVKEGKATYYTGFYWEKSNQFENVDQWYEYLSQYAQQLANPLTVSIN from the coding sequence ATGAAAAATTACCCAGTAGTAATAATTGCCGCTTTCTATTTGGTGGGATGTTCACCTACCGCTTTGGTCAAAAAGATCACTGTGTCAAACAACCAACCTTTTGATAGGTCTGGTGAAGTAATCTCTTTACCAGTTTCGTCCCTGAATGTACCAGCTGATCAAGCCTTGAGCGACTATGGTATAGCCAATCAAAATGATGAATTAGAACTCATTCAATATGTGGACGAAGACATGGATGGAATAGTTGATCTCGTACTGTTCCAACCTTTAGTCCCTGCTCAGTCATCAGTGGACTATGCTTTTAGAAAACTAAAAACAGATGAGTCACTACCGACCAGCGAAAACGAGTGTTATTCAAGGTTTGTGCCTGAGCGCACGGATGACTATGCCTGGGAAAATGACAAGGTTGCTTTCCGGACTTATGGACCGACAGCACAGCAAATGGTAGAGGACAGCGTGAAAGGAGGAACATTGACCAGCGGCATAGATTGCTGGCTCAAAAAAGTAGAATACCCAGTTATCAACAAATGGTATAAAAAGTACACCGAAAAGACAGGAACCTATCACCGAGATACTGGCGAGGGCTTGGACAACTTTCACGTAGGCGTCAGTCGGGGCTGTGGAGGTATCGCCATCAAGAATGGAGACGAGTACAAAACGTCAAAAAATTTCATCTCTTACCAAACAATCAGCACGGGACCATTGTCCACCGCATTTGTGCTGGATTATGCTCCTTGGGAAATAGGGGAGAATAAAATGGTCAAAACTTCCAAACTTATCTCGTTGGACAAAGGCAGCAACCTCAGTAGAGTAGAGGTAAGTATAGAAGGTAGTGACGTACTCAGTGCAGGACTTACACTACACGAAAACGATGGAGAAGTAAAAGTAGATTCTGTGGGAGGCTGGTTGACCTACTGGCAACCACATGGCAAGGGGAGTCACTTGGCTACCGCCATTGTAGCAAGTCCAGGGACATTTTTGGGTTATGACAAAGTAGAAACTGAGGTCAAGGATCTGAGTAATGTTTACGCACAGCTGGCAGTAAAGGAAGGCAAGGCGACTTATTATACTGGGTTTTACTGGGAAAAGAGCAATCAATTCGAAAATGTAGATCAATGGTATGAATACTTGAGTCAATATGCACAACAGTTGGCCAATCCATTGACTGTATCGATCAATTGA
- a CDS encoding PQQ-like beta-propeller repeat protein produces the protein MKEISTISTVFGIIPTRENLVAFASDEESGLRHEAFFVNVKDFYTAKSSDECVIFQTSESGAVSLLTSDLQTMKFEGDYSILKAFKFINGFIIIDRKSKSYNYIEPQVASSTDLGFYFKKSGNLDERYLFKRLGDEITLFSLSKKEEIRIFNIPRDFGIDASPAEGVFHLEPTIYIPLSNGQLLAFDISTDELKWKQERVGRTAIFEDKIYCIADYTIKELDANTGEILRQESMQGLIDTYGFRPTGAHKVYDEYIFIMTSGKPGMVAIYDRRTLKFQEMLKLDEMIPLGTDHLHWHNGKLYILDFGKTLHVYE, from the coding sequence TTGAAAGAAATAAGTACAATATCGACAGTTTTTGGTATAATACCAACCAGAGAAAATCTTGTGGCATTTGCTTCAGATGAGGAAAGCGGCTTACGACATGAAGCTTTTTTTGTAAATGTCAAAGACTTTTATACAGCTAAATCCTCAGACGAATGTGTAATATTTCAAACTAGCGAATCGGGAGCAGTTTCTTTATTAACTTCAGATTTGCAAACCATGAAATTTGAAGGTGATTATAGTATTTTAAAAGCTTTCAAGTTCATAAATGGTTTTATAATAATAGATAGAAAAAGTAAGTCTTATAATTATATTGAACCTCAAGTAGCATCCAGTACAGATCTTGGTTTTTACTTTAAAAAGTCCGGGAATTTGGATGAGAGATACTTATTTAAAAGGCTGGGCGATGAAATCACATTATTCTCGTTATCGAAGAAAGAAGAAATAAGAATCTTTAACATTCCAAGAGATTTTGGCATTGATGCAAGTCCTGCAGAAGGTGTTTTTCATCTAGAGCCAACAATTTATATTCCCCTTTCCAATGGTCAACTCCTAGCCTTCGATATCTCTACAGACGAATTAAAATGGAAGCAAGAGCGTGTAGGCAGGACTGCTATTTTTGAAGACAAGATTTACTGTATAGCGGATTACACCATTAAGGAACTGGATGCAAACACAGGAGAGATTCTGAGACAGGAAAGCATGCAGGGTTTAATAGACACTTACGGCTTTAGACCCACTGGAGCACACAAAGTTTATGACGAATACATTTTCATAATGACTTCCGGCAAACCGGGAATGGTTGCTATTTATGATAGGAGAACCTTGAAGTTCCAGGAAATGCTCAAACTAGATGAGATGATTCCTTTAGGAACAGACCACCTTCACTGGCATAATGGTAAACTTTATATTCTAGATTTTGGGAAGACCCTCCATGTTTATGAATGA
- a CDS encoding dihydrofolate reductase family protein produces the protein MRKLSLFIATSLDGYIAKPNDDLSFLKLVEKEGEDYGYAKFTDTIDTLIIGRKTYDYVVREIGSSHYDNGERDVYIITRTKKPNAGKTKFFTGNLSELVLQLKSESGKNIYCDGGAEIVNELLKNDLIDEMIISIIPILLGNGTRLFKDGRPEQMLEFVTSKTFDTGLVQLQYKRKS, from the coding sequence ATGCGAAAATTATCACTCTTTATTGCAACAAGTTTAGACGGATACATAGCAAAACCAAATGATGACCTCAGCTTCTTAAAATTAGTAGAAAAAGAAGGTGAAGATTATGGGTATGCAAAATTCACAGACACAATAGATACCTTAATTATCGGTAGGAAAACATATGATTATGTAGTCCGCGAAATCGGATCATCTCACTATGACAATGGAGAAAGAGATGTGTATATAATAACAAGAACTAAAAAACCAAATGCTGGTAAGACAAAGTTCTTCACAGGAAATTTATCTGAGTTGGTGCTTCAACTAAAAAGCGAAAGCGGAAAAAATATCTATTGTGATGGAGGTGCAGAAATCGTCAACGAATTATTGAAGAATGATTTGATTGATGAAATGATTATTTCAATTATCCCGATATTATTGGGTAATGGTACAAGACTTTTTAAAGATGGAAGGCCTGAACAAATGCTTGAATTTGTTACTTCGAAAACATTTGATACAGGATTGGTACAATTACAATACAAACGAAAAAGTTAA